The Streptomyces sp. Mut1 genome window below encodes:
- a CDS encoding right-handed parallel beta-helix repeat-containing protein — MPEFRTARLLKPTAAVSAALLLALTGAVSYSLATPPPAYAATSTLEAESATLSGGAVAEQEHAGYTGSGYVGGLTDGNKGRAAIAAALPSAYAGAGTVTIRYANGTGSAKTLTLTAGGTSQQISLPATGDWGSWSTIDVPVTFTQGTNTLTLAFTDNDSGNVNIDHLKGTTPEAPTDPGDPGDPDPSGVGASLPFTTYEAEAGTTNGSTIGPDRTYLTVASEASGRKAVELARTGDYVEIELTEPADAINLRYSLPDSGDGKGIDATLSVYADGEALPDLQLTSRYAWVYGAYPYTNSPGEGQAHRFFDETRTHFGRTLPAGTVLRLQKDATDTAASYTIDLLETERTEAAAALPSGYVSAEDLGVTPGSQDVTAALNSALQQAKSQDKGLFLPAGTYVISDRVNLTGVKLRGAGVWHTVLRGTGLKGGLFGQGGTSTIEDLMIDGQNTVRDDAGGQAAIEGDFGTGSTIKNVWIQHTKVGLWISGPTTGLRATDLRIRNTYADGVNLHGAVKDTVVSNSSIRGTGDDALAMWSDGAAVTNSAFRDNTVQLPMLANGAAVYGGSGNSVENNLISDTVVAAAGIAVSTRFGEPFSGTTTVSGNHLRRTGSMEVNWNSQLGALWIYADVHDITQPVVLTDNTVEDSTYSGLLVTWQKQVSDLRVDGLTINRTGANGIEGNAAGNGTFANTKISGTPGAPLNMTGGFTIQRGSGNSGW, encoded by the coding sequence GTGCCCGAATTCCGCACCGCAAGGCTCCTCAAGCCCACCGCCGCCGTATCCGCTGCCCTGCTGCTGGCCCTGACGGGAGCCGTCTCCTACAGCCTGGCCACCCCGCCGCCCGCCTACGCGGCCACCTCCACGCTGGAGGCGGAGTCCGCCACCCTGTCCGGTGGCGCCGTCGCCGAGCAGGAGCATGCCGGGTACACCGGCAGTGGTTACGTCGGCGGGCTGACCGACGGCAACAAGGGCCGCGCGGCCATCGCCGCCGCGCTCCCGTCCGCGTACGCCGGAGCCGGGACCGTGACCATCCGCTACGCCAACGGCACCGGTTCGGCCAAGACGCTGACCCTGACCGCGGGCGGGACGTCCCAGCAGATCTCCCTGCCGGCGACCGGCGACTGGGGGAGCTGGTCCACCATCGATGTGCCGGTCACCTTCACCCAGGGAACCAACACCCTGACCCTGGCCTTCACCGACAACGACAGCGGCAACGTCAATATCGACCACCTCAAGGGGACCACCCCCGAGGCCCCCACCGACCCCGGCGACCCGGGTGACCCGGACCCGAGCGGCGTCGGCGCCTCCCTGCCGTTCACCACGTACGAGGCCGAAGCCGGCACCACCAACGGCTCGACCATCGGCCCCGACCGCACCTACCTCACCGTCGCCTCCGAAGCCTCCGGCCGCAAGGCCGTCGAGCTGGCCCGGACCGGCGACTACGTCGAGATCGAACTCACCGAGCCCGCCGACGCCATCAACCTCCGCTACTCCCTGCCCGACAGCGGCGACGGCAAGGGCATCGACGCCACCCTCAGCGTCTACGCCGACGGCGAGGCCCTGCCCGACCTCCAGCTCACCTCCCGCTACGCCTGGGTGTACGGCGCCTACCCCTACACCAACAGCCCCGGCGAGGGGCAGGCCCACCGCTTCTTCGACGAAACCCGCACCCACTTCGGCCGCACCCTGCCGGCGGGTACCGTCCTGCGCCTGCAGAAGGACGCCACGGACACGGCCGCCTCCTACACCATCGACCTCCTGGAGACGGAGCGGACCGAGGCGGCCGCCGCCCTGCCCAGCGGTTACGTGTCCGCCGAGGACCTCGGCGTCACGCCGGGCAGCCAGGACGTCACGGCCGCCCTCAACAGCGCGCTGCAACAGGCGAAGAGCCAGGACAAGGGCCTCTTCCTGCCCGCCGGCACCTACGTCATCTCCGACCGGGTCAACCTCACCGGGGTGAAGCTGCGCGGCGCAGGCGTGTGGCACACCGTTCTACGCGGCACCGGGCTCAAGGGCGGGCTGTTCGGCCAGGGCGGCACCAGCACGATCGAAGACCTCATGATCGACGGCCAGAACACCGTCCGCGACGACGCCGGCGGGCAGGCCGCCATCGAGGGCGACTTCGGCACCGGATCGACCATCAAGAACGTGTGGATCCAGCACACCAAGGTCGGCCTGTGGATCTCCGGACCCACCACCGGCCTCCGGGCCACCGACCTGCGCATCCGCAACACCTACGCCGACGGTGTGAACCTGCACGGTGCGGTGAAGGACACGGTCGTCTCCAACAGCAGCATCCGCGGCACCGGCGACGACGCCCTGGCCATGTGGTCGGACGGAGCGGCGGTGACCAACAGCGCGTTCCGTGACAACACCGTGCAGTTGCCCATGCTCGCCAATGGCGCCGCCGTCTACGGCGGAAGCGGCAACAGCGTCGAGAACAACCTCATCTCCGACACCGTCGTCGCGGCGGCCGGTATCGCCGTCTCCACCCGCTTCGGCGAACCCTTCAGCGGCACCACCACCGTCTCCGGCAACCACCTGCGCCGCACCGGCAGCATGGAGGTGAACTGGAACTCCCAGCTCGGCGCCCTGTGGATCTATGCCGACGTCCACGACATCACCCAGCCCGTCGTTCTGACGGACAACACCGTCGAGGACTCCACCTACAGCGGACTGCTCGTCACCTGGCAGAAGCAGGTCTCCGACCTGCGCGTGGACGGACTCACCATCAACAGGACCGGCGCGAACGGCATCGAGGGCAACGCCGCGGGCAACGGCACCTTCGCCAACACCAAGATCAGCGGAACCCCCGGCGCCCCCCTCAACATGACCGGCGGCTTCACGATCCAGCGCGGAAGCGGCAACTCCGGCTGGTAA
- a CDS encoding carbohydrate ABC transporter permease, with protein MPESRERTLIAPAEMNRRTGRFLYWFVLCSTVLGFTLAFVFPLYWMAGGALKSSSELADQNPTLIPHSWHPESYSEAWANVGLSDYFLNTLLLAAGAWLTQLLVDVAAAYALSKLRPALGNIVLGMMLATLMLPVSALLVPTYLTVTDVPLFGVNLINTPWAIWLPACANAFNIFILKRFFDQIPTELLDSARMDGAGPLRVLVSVVLPLSRPVLAVVSIFAVVGVWKDFLWPLLVLPDPARQPITVALNRLAEFMPANQLLAGMVMASIPLLVIFLIFQRHIIAGLTAGSLKG; from the coding sequence ATGCCCGAATCCCGCGAACGCACTCTCATCGCCCCCGCCGAGATGAACCGGCGCACCGGCCGCTTCCTCTACTGGTTCGTGCTGTGCTCGACCGTCCTCGGTTTCACCCTCGCTTTCGTCTTCCCCCTGTACTGGATGGCCGGCGGAGCGCTCAAGTCCTCCTCCGAACTGGCCGACCAGAACCCCACCCTCATCCCGCACAGCTGGCACCCGGAGTCCTACTCCGAGGCATGGGCGAACGTGGGCCTGAGCGACTACTTCCTCAACACCCTGCTCCTGGCCGCCGGAGCCTGGCTCACCCAGCTGCTCGTCGACGTGGCCGCGGCCTACGCCCTGTCCAAACTGCGCCCGGCCCTCGGCAACATCGTCCTGGGCATGATGCTGGCCACTCTCATGCTGCCGGTCTCCGCCCTGCTGGTGCCGACGTACCTGACCGTCACCGACGTGCCGCTGTTCGGCGTCAACCTGATCAATACGCCCTGGGCGATCTGGCTGCCGGCCTGCGCGAACGCCTTCAACATCTTCATCCTGAAACGCTTCTTCGACCAGATTCCCACCGAACTCCTCGACTCCGCACGCATGGACGGCGCCGGACCGCTGCGCGTCCTGGTGTCCGTCGTCCTGCCGCTGTCCCGGCCAGTACTGGCAGTGGTGTCGATCTTCGCCGTCGTCGGGGTGTGGAAGGACTTCCTCTGGCCGCTGCTGGTGCTCCCGGACCCGGCACGCCAGCCCATCACCGTCGCACTCAACCGGCTCGCCGAGTTCATGCCCGCCAACCAGCTCCTGGCCGGCATGGTCATGGCCTCGATCCCGCTGCTGGTGATCTTCCTGATCTTCCAGCGGCACATCATCGCGGGCCTCACCGCGGGCAGCCTCAAGGGCTGA
- a CDS encoding carbohydrate ABC transporter permease — MNNPSRRRRRLSEHLVAYSFLGAGVLCFALFSWYPIVRGWLLGFQEVTFSQPATWVGWDNYRRLFADPLFVTAWKNTGYFTLLALVFGFAAPFLTAVVLNEFRHARSYLRMTVYLPVMLPPIVTMLLWRWFYDPGPGLFNNVLETFHLPAQQWLESENISMISLVLVSTWANMGTTTLIYLAALGSIPGEVYEAAELDGASIRQRLWHVTIPQMRFILMITLLLQIIGTMQVFIEPYVLTGGGPDDATVTVLLLLYRYAFVYNDFGMASAMSTVLFIVLGLFAAVYLRLTRGKG, encoded by the coding sequence ATGAACAACCCGAGCAGGCGTCGGCGCCGCCTCAGCGAGCACCTCGTTGCCTACAGTTTCCTCGGAGCGGGCGTCCTCTGCTTCGCCCTCTTCTCCTGGTACCCGATCGTCCGCGGCTGGCTGCTCGGCTTCCAGGAAGTGACGTTCTCCCAGCCCGCCACCTGGGTGGGCTGGGACAACTACCGCCGGCTCTTCGCCGACCCGCTCTTCGTGACGGCGTGGAAGAACACCGGGTACTTCACCCTCCTCGCCCTCGTCTTCGGGTTCGCCGCGCCCTTCCTCACCGCGGTCGTCCTCAACGAGTTCCGCCACGCGCGTTCCTACCTGCGCATGACCGTCTACCTCCCGGTCATGCTGCCGCCCATCGTCACCATGCTGCTCTGGCGCTGGTTCTACGACCCGGGCCCAGGCCTCTTCAACAACGTTCTGGAGACCTTCCACCTGCCGGCCCAGCAGTGGCTCGAGTCGGAGAACATCTCGATGATCTCCCTCGTGCTGGTCTCCACCTGGGCCAACATGGGAACCACGACCCTCATCTACCTCGCGGCGCTCGGCTCGATCCCCGGTGAGGTGTACGAGGCGGCCGAGCTCGACGGCGCCTCCATCCGCCAGCGGCTGTGGCACGTGACGATCCCGCAGATGCGGTTCATCCTCATGATCACCCTGCTGCTCCAGATCATCGGCACCATGCAGGTCTTCATCGAACCGTACGTACTCACCGGCGGCGGACCCGACGACGCCACGGTGACGGTCCTGCTGCTGCTCTACCGCTACGCGTTCGTCTACAACGACTTCGGCATGGCCAGCGCCATGAGCACCGTGCTCTTCATCGTCCTCGGACTCTTCGCGGCGGTCTACCTACGGCTGACCCGCGGCAAGGGCTGA
- a CDS encoding extracellular solute-binding protein: MVTISVNGMPPKTQPVDRKYFEDDVKAFEKEHPKIKIDAREGQMDPKTFSAKLAGGQLEDVYYVYFTDPAGLIQRRQGAAITDYVKNTPRVKDIKPEYLKVFTGPDGKLYGLPNGQYSLGLIYNRALFKKAGLDPDKPPTTWEGVRAAAKKITALGDGTVGYADYSKNNQGGWHFTSWVYSMGGDIAAQKDGKWKAAFDSKAGHDALQMLHDMRWTDNSMGTRQLLQIDDVQKMMGSGKLGMYMAGPDNIPTIVKQFEREYSEYGVAAMPGKATLGGGNGFMFNPKASPEKIEAGIEWVLWKYLNPDRTEFEDKRASGNDVPIGLPLDRLFNGAAETEQDRAHEKYANVPQENYEPFVERNALLDQKVEPPNAQQIYTVLDGVMQAVLTKKDADLDQLLVDASKKVDTILATVR; encoded by the coding sequence GTGGTCACCATCTCGGTGAACGGCATGCCGCCCAAGACCCAGCCGGTGGACCGCAAGTACTTCGAGGACGACGTCAAGGCCTTCGAGAAGGAACACCCGAAGATCAAGATCGATGCCCGCGAGGGGCAGATGGACCCCAAGACCTTCTCCGCGAAGCTTGCCGGGGGTCAGCTGGAGGACGTCTACTACGTCTACTTCACCGACCCCGCGGGTCTCATCCAGCGGCGTCAGGGCGCGGCGATCACCGATTACGTCAAGAACACGCCGCGCGTCAAGGACATCAAGCCCGAGTACCTGAAGGTGTTCACCGGGCCCGACGGGAAGCTGTACGGGCTGCCGAACGGGCAGTACTCGCTCGGCCTGATCTACAACCGCGCCCTGTTCAAGAAGGCCGGCCTCGACCCGGACAAGCCGCCCACCACATGGGAAGGGGTCCGTGCGGCCGCCAAGAAGATCACCGCGCTGGGCGACGGGACCGTCGGATACGCCGACTACAGCAAGAACAACCAGGGCGGCTGGCACTTCACGTCGTGGGTCTACTCGATGGGGGGTGACATCGCCGCCCAGAAGGACGGGAAGTGGAAGGCGGCCTTCGACAGCAAGGCCGGCCACGACGCGCTCCAGATGCTGCACGACATGCGCTGGACCGACAACTCCATGGGGACACGGCAGCTGCTGCAGATCGATGACGTCCAGAAGATGATGGGTTCCGGCAAGCTCGGTATGTACATGGCGGGGCCGGACAACATCCCCACGATCGTCAAGCAGTTCGAGCGCGAGTACAGCGAGTACGGCGTGGCCGCGATGCCCGGCAAGGCCACCCTCGGCGGCGGCAACGGCTTCATGTTCAACCCCAAGGCGTCCCCCGAGAAGATCGAGGCCGGCATCGAGTGGGTCCTGTGGAAGTACCTCAACCCGGACCGCACGGAGTTCGAGGACAAGCGGGCCTCCGGCAATGATGTGCCCATCGGGCTGCCTCTGGACCGCCTCTTCAACGGCGCGGCCGAAACCGAGCAGGACCGCGCACACGAGAAGTACGCCAACGTGCCGCAGGAGAACTACGAGCCGTTCGTCGAGCGGAACGCACTGCTGGACCAGAAGGTCGAACCGCCGAACGCGCAGCAGATCTACACCGTCCTCGACGGAGTCATGCAGGCGGTCCTGACCAAGAAGGACGCCGATCTCGACCAGCTCCTCGTGGACGCGTCCAAGAAGGTCGACACCATCCTCGCGACGGTCCGTTGA
- a CDS encoding LacI family DNA-binding transcriptional regulator — translation MTTKLIQVAEFAGVSQLTVRRVLNSSPSVAPATRERVLRALDVLGLQRPAAAANERSPLVGLVVPDLQNPVFPSFVEALAGRLNKRGYVPVLCTRTADGVSEANYVEMLLAQNIGGIVFVGSSYTDVGAEQGAALKERQVPMVLVNVADENPDLVQISADDTQAVQQAMLHLEGMGHERIGLVIGPGGHVPSVRKLRGFAEFWRARGVGQEWWLPWVGHTLFSLEAGARAISDLLGQGVTAVVCGSDTLALGVVRGARREGLRVPEDLSVVGFDDSAFMSAVDPPLTTCRQPVAAMAEAAVGALTEQIQNRRTAPGLTLFQAELIVRSSTARPSDARSRP, via the coding sequence ATGACAACGAAGTTGATCCAGGTGGCAGAGTTCGCCGGCGTGAGCCAGTTGACGGTCCGGCGCGTGCTGAACAGCAGCCCGAGCGTGGCCCCGGCGACGCGGGAGCGGGTTCTGCGGGCGTTGGATGTTCTGGGTCTACAGCGTCCGGCGGCCGCGGCGAACGAGCGCTCGCCCCTGGTGGGCCTCGTGGTCCCGGACCTTCAGAACCCGGTGTTTCCGTCCTTCGTGGAGGCCCTTGCGGGGCGCCTGAACAAGCGGGGATACGTACCGGTTCTTTGCACACGCACAGCGGATGGCGTCTCCGAGGCCAACTATGTCGAGATGCTGCTGGCGCAGAACATCGGCGGGATCGTGTTCGTCGGTTCCAGCTACACGGACGTCGGCGCGGAGCAGGGTGCGGCGCTGAAGGAGCGGCAGGTGCCGATGGTGCTGGTCAACGTCGCCGATGAGAATCCGGATCTGGTGCAGATCTCGGCCGATGACACGCAGGCCGTACAGCAGGCAATGCTGCACCTGGAAGGCATGGGGCATGAGCGCATCGGGCTCGTGATCGGTCCCGGCGGCCACGTTCCGTCCGTCCGCAAGCTGCGCGGGTTCGCGGAGTTCTGGCGGGCCAGGGGGGTTGGCCAGGAGTGGTGGCTGCCCTGGGTCGGGCACACGCTGTTCTCGCTGGAGGCGGGTGCCCGTGCCATCTCCGACCTCCTGGGCCAGGGGGTGACCGCAGTGGTTTGCGGAAGCGACACGCTCGCGCTGGGGGTCGTGCGGGGTGCTCGCCGGGAGGGGCTGCGGGTCCCGGAGGATCTGTCGGTGGTGGGTTTCGACGACTCCGCCTTCATGAGCGCGGTCGATCCCCCGCTGACCACGTGCCGGCAACCGGTCGCCGCGATGGCCGAAGCTGCGGTCGGGGCTCTCACGGAGCAGATCCAGAACCGCCGGACCGCGCCCGGTCTGACCCTGTTCCAGGCGGAGCTGATCGTCCGGTCATCCACCGCTAGACCGAGTGATGCCAGGTCACGGCCGTAA
- a CDS encoding nitroreductase, with protein MDVYEAVDSRRAVRAFSDEPVPKATLERVLAAATRAPSSGNLQPWHVYVVTGEPLAELKNRATARALAGDPGDERQYPMYPAELASPYVDRFSAAAAQRYEALRIERHDPDRPMRIAALNSQAFGAPVVLFCYLDQAMGPGQWGDAGMHLQTIMLLLRAEGLHSCPQVMWTMYRRTVSEIVGADEGLVLFCGVAVGFEEEGVPPLRTGRADMTETVSFIGA; from the coding sequence GTGGATGTGTATGAGGCCGTGGACAGCCGCCGGGCTGTACGGGCGTTCAGCGATGAGCCGGTGCCCAAGGCGACACTCGAACGCGTACTGGCCGCTGCGACACGGGCTCCGTCCAGTGGAAACCTCCAGCCGTGGCATGTGTATGTCGTGACCGGCGAGCCCCTGGCCGAGCTGAAGAACCGCGCGACAGCCAGAGCGCTGGCGGGAGACCCGGGGGACGAGCGGCAGTATCCGATGTACCCGGCTGAACTGGCCTCACCGTACGTGGACCGCTTTTCCGCCGCCGCTGCTCAGCGGTACGAGGCGCTGCGGATCGAACGCCACGACCCCGACAGGCCCATGAGGATCGCCGCCTTGAACTCGCAGGCGTTCGGGGCTCCGGTCGTGCTTTTCTGCTACCTCGATCAGGCGATGGGGCCCGGTCAGTGGGGGGACGCGGGGATGCATCTCCAGACGATCATGCTGCTGTTGAGGGCGGAGGGGTTGCACAGCTGCCCCCAGGTGATGTGGACGATGTATCGCAGGACCGTGAGCGAGATCGTCGGAGCCGATGAGGGGCTCGTGCTGTTCTGCGGAGTCGCGGTGGGATTCGAGGAGGAAGGCGTGCCACCGCTGCGTACCGGGCGGGCGGACATGACGGAAACCGTCAGCTTCATCGGAGCGTGA